Proteins found in one Amycolatopsis aidingensis genomic segment:
- a CDS encoding serine/threonine-protein kinase: MSETEWLGMEPPTRPRFGIGEVASRHDETVLNPPANPGPIADRYEIGPVIGRGGSATVYRALDRSTGDQVAVKLFHAGGARIARHRQRQELELLRRLRHPGLVTLYDAGTHQGQAYLVMRLATGSTLAARVLCGPMSPAEVTELGAALARALEYVHSSGVTHRDLKPANVLLGPDGPMLSDFGIAQALDSTRVTSSGVVVGTAAYLAPEQVRSEWVGPPADVYALGLVLLECLTGTRQYPGTLVESAVARLHHRPVLPEGLPAGLAALLTRMTADQPAQRPTAGAVADALETAPAGVTEPLVPAPARPADSSRSRRMRTALSVGVPITATCAAVVAGLLSGTPGSRAPASGADQPIQPAGPTATGTAAEVPALTGATADHSPGKHRSTSAPAPATWRSAPRPVVAVEPDTARPQPPSQRRSGPEAKPDSPGPPEHAGDPPGEGGAGKAKEGTAPGPGGKPPLAPGD, encoded by the coding sequence GTGAGCGAAACGGAGTGGCTGGGCATGGAGCCACCGACCCGGCCGAGGTTCGGCATCGGCGAGGTCGCCAGCAGGCACGACGAGACCGTGCTGAATCCACCGGCAAACCCCGGGCCCATCGCGGACCGCTACGAGATCGGTCCGGTGATCGGCCGGGGCGGCAGCGCGACCGTGTACCGGGCGCTGGATCGGTCCACCGGGGACCAGGTGGCGGTGAAGCTGTTCCACGCCGGTGGCGCCCGGATCGCCAGGCACCGGCAGCGCCAGGAACTCGAGCTCCTGCGCAGGCTCCGGCATCCCGGGCTGGTGACCCTGTACGACGCGGGCACCCACCAGGGGCAGGCCTATCTCGTGATGCGGCTGGCCACCGGGTCCACCCTGGCCGCGCGCGTCCTCTGTGGACCGATGAGCCCCGCCGAGGTCACCGAACTCGGCGCCGCGCTCGCCCGTGCGCTGGAGTACGTGCACTCCAGCGGAGTCACACACCGGGATCTCAAGCCCGCCAACGTGTTGCTCGGCCCGGACGGACCGATGCTCAGCGACTTCGGAATCGCACAGGCACTGGACAGCACCCGGGTGACCTCCAGCGGCGTGGTCGTCGGCACCGCGGCCTACCTCGCCCCGGAACAGGTGCGCAGCGAGTGGGTCGGGCCCCCTGCCGATGTGTACGCGCTCGGCCTGGTCCTGCTGGAATGCCTCACCGGAACCCGGCAGTACCCCGGAACGCTGGTGGAGTCCGCGGTCGCAAGGCTGCATCACCGGCCGGTGCTGCCGGAGGGCCTACCGGCGGGCCTGGCCGCCCTGCTCACCCGGATGACCGCGGATCAACCCGCGCAGCGCCCGACGGCCGGTGCGGTAGCCGACGCACTGGAAACCGCGCCCGCGGGCGTCACCGAACCACTGGTGCCCGCGCCTGCCCGCCCCGCCGACTCGTCCCGCTCGCGGCGAATGCGCACGGCGCTTTCCGTCGGGGTGCCGATCACGGCCACCTGCGCGGCCGTGGTGGCCGGGCTGCTGTCCGGCACCCCCGGGAGCAGGGCTCCGGCGTCCGGGGCCGACCAGCCGATCCAGCCCGCGGGACCCACCGCAACCGGGACCGCCGCCGAGGTCCCGGCGCTGACCGGCGCGACCGCGGACCACTCCCCCGGAAAGCACCGGTCCACCTCCGCACCGGCCCCGGCCACCTGGCGATCCGCACCGCGGCCGGTGGTGGCCGTCGAACCGGATACCGCGCGGCCGCAGCCACCATCCCAGCGGCGGTCCGGACCCGAGGCGAAACCGGATTCGCCGGGCCCGCCGGAGCACGCGGGCGATCCTCCCGGCGAAGGGGGCGCGGGGAAGGCCAAGGAGGGCACGGCTCCCGGACCGGGTGGGAAGCCTCCCCTGGCGCCGGGTGACTGA
- a CDS encoding asparaginase, which produces MAESPAARVTLVALGGTIAMTRPAPGEAVTPGLDARDLVEAVPGLAELDIELSTRTFRSVPGASVTFADLTALAGLIEDLAESQDAVVVTQGTDTLEETSFFLDIAVDTGMPVVLTGAMRHPGLAGADGPGNLLAALRVAASPRARGLGCLVVLGDEIHAARHVRKTHSTSPAAFTSPDTGPLGQVVEDRVWLSAAVGPALSLPAPGTDPLVPVVTTALDDDLPLLRPMRTDLDGLVLAAFGVGHVPAGAVELLAAYAERIPVVLTSRTGAGAVHHASYGFPGSEQDLQRRGLINGGFLGPYKARILLRQLIGNGKGRTEIAEAFALFG; this is translated from the coding sequence GTGGCCGAATCCCCCGCCGCGCGGGTGACGCTCGTCGCCCTCGGCGGCACGATCGCGATGACCCGGCCCGCCCCTGGCGAGGCGGTGACGCCGGGCCTGGACGCGCGTGACCTGGTTGAGGCCGTGCCCGGACTCGCCGAGCTGGACATCGAGCTGAGCACGCGGACCTTCCGCTCGGTGCCTGGCGCCTCGGTGACCTTCGCCGACCTCACCGCACTGGCCGGGCTGATCGAGGATCTTGCCGAGAGCCAGGATGCCGTGGTGGTCACCCAGGGCACCGACACGCTGGAGGAGACCTCGTTCTTCCTCGATATCGCCGTGGACACCGGTATGCCGGTGGTACTGACCGGAGCCATGCGGCATCCCGGGCTGGCCGGGGCCGACGGCCCTGGCAACCTGCTCGCCGCGCTGCGGGTGGCGGCCAGCCCGCGGGCTCGCGGCCTGGGCTGCCTGGTGGTGCTTGGCGACGAGATCCATGCGGCCCGGCACGTTCGCAAGACCCACAGCACCAGCCCCGCCGCCTTCACCTCGCCGGATACCGGGCCGCTCGGCCAGGTTGTGGAGGACAGGGTGTGGCTTTCGGCCGCGGTGGGACCGGCGCTGAGCCTGCCCGCACCCGGCACCGACCCGTTGGTGCCGGTGGTGACCACGGCACTCGACGACGACCTGCCGTTACTGCGTCCGATGCGGACGGACCTGGACGGTCTCGTGCTCGCCGCGTTCGGTGTCGGGCACGTCCCGGCCGGTGCCGTGGAACTGCTCGCCGCCTACGCCGAGCGGATTCCGGTCGTGCTGACCAGCCGGACCGGCGCCGGGGCGGTACATCACGCGAGCTACGGGTTCCCCGGTTCCGAACAGGACCTGCAGCGGCGCGGGCTGATCAACGGCGGCTTCCTCGGTCCGTACAAGGCCCGCATCCTGCTGCGCCAGCTGATCGGGAACGGAAAGGGCCGGACCGAGATCGCCGAGGCGTTCGCGCTGTTCGGTTAG
- a CDS encoding methylated-DNA--[protein]-cysteine S-methyltransferase, which yields MVRNRQRSHTVIGSPVGELTLVAVDGVLAGLYMERQRYRPPQDTFGHRDAGPFRDVVAQLDAYFAGERTEFDLPLTLLGTPFQRTVWAELREIPYGETVSYGELAERIGRPTASRAVGLANGKNPIGVIVPCHRVVGSTGDLTGYGGGIERKRHLLDFERRISAG from the coding sequence ATGGTCCGCAACAGACAGCGTTCACATACCGTGATCGGCAGCCCGGTCGGGGAACTGACCCTCGTCGCCGTCGACGGTGTGCTCGCCGGGCTCTACATGGAGCGGCAGCGGTACCGGCCGCCGCAGGACACCTTCGGCCACCGGGACGCGGGGCCGTTCCGCGACGTTGTCGCCCAGCTCGACGCGTACTTCGCGGGCGAACGCACCGAGTTCGACCTCCCACTCACCCTGCTCGGCACCCCGTTCCAGCGCACCGTATGGGCCGAGCTGCGTGAGATACCCTACGGCGAGACGGTGTCCTACGGCGAGCTTGCCGAGCGCATCGGAAGGCCGACGGCGTCCCGCGCGGTGGGCCTCGCCAACGGCAAGAACCCCATCGGCGTGATCGTGCCCTGCCACCGGGTGGTCGGGTCCACCGGCGACCTCACCGGCTACGGCGGCGGGATCGAGCGCAAGCGGCACCTGCTGGACTTCGAGCGACGGATCAGCGCAGGGTGA
- a CDS encoding isocitrate lyase/PEP mutase family protein translates to MLETSPQSKALALRSLHEDGTLVLPNAWDAGSAVMIAEAGARAIATTSGGVAWSHGKPDGQRLSRNEMVGVIRAIAAAVDVPVTADIEGGYGPAPEDVAATVSAVVAVGAAGINLEDSVAGGGPLFTVAEQAARLRAAREAAARGGLAELVINARTDVYLFGIGAPEGRLDDVLTRASAYAEAGADCLFVPGLLDLEVLTALADEAPLPLNAMAMPGGPGIAELSASGVRRISTGTAVAQAAYTLAGRAATEILEQGTYTELAGALDFAGVDSLFAQRPH, encoded by the coding sequence GTGCTCGAAACGAGCCCCCAGTCGAAAGCGCTTGCGCTCCGCTCACTGCACGAGGACGGCACCCTGGTGCTGCCGAATGCGTGGGACGCGGGCAGCGCGGTGATGATCGCCGAGGCGGGCGCGCGTGCCATCGCCACCACCAGTGGTGGTGTCGCGTGGTCCCATGGCAAGCCGGACGGTCAGCGCCTCTCCAGGAACGAGATGGTCGGCGTCATCCGCGCGATCGCCGCCGCGGTGGACGTTCCGGTGACGGCGGACATCGAGGGCGGGTACGGCCCGGCTCCCGAGGACGTCGCGGCCACCGTGTCGGCGGTCGTGGCCGTCGGCGCGGCCGGGATCAACCTCGAGGACTCGGTCGCGGGCGGCGGCCCGCTGTTCACCGTCGCGGAACAGGCGGCCCGCCTCCGCGCCGCCCGCGAGGCCGCGGCCCGCGGCGGTCTGGCCGAGCTGGTGATCAACGCGCGTACCGACGTGTACCTCTTCGGTATCGGTGCGCCGGAAGGCCGGCTCGACGACGTGCTCACCAGGGCCTCCGCCTACGCCGAAGCCGGCGCCGACTGCCTGTTCGTTCCCGGCCTGCTCGATCTCGAGGTCCTCACGGCACTCGCCGACGAGGCGCCGCTGCCACTGAACGCGATGGCGATGCCGGGAGGGCCCGGCATCGCCGAACTGAGCGCGTCGGGTGTCCGGCGGATCAGCACGGGCACGGCCGTCGCGCAGGCCGCCTACACCCTCGCCGGGCGAGCCGCCACCGAGATACTGGAGCAGGGCACCTACACCGAGCTCGCGGGCGCACTCGACTTCGCCGGTGTCGACTCGCTGTTCGCGCAGCGGCCACACTGA
- a CDS encoding class I SAM-dependent methyltransferase has product MPQVLGWNDFVDTEAQEEYRRLHLLERIFDPFTFRNLDRFGLRTGSRCLEVGAGAGSVARHLAELAGPEQVTATDVSLAFLTPLTELGIQVRQHDVTTDGPPGEFDLIHARFVLDHLRDREAVLARMASWLRPGGWLFIESASTLPELSSRQATRRSMETLSRVMTEQVGTHTTWARQLPLPLERAGLLDCDTEGQMLPARGGSPLASWLKATTKLVEAHAVDTGLITRHELEEAYELYESPDFLDYSWLTIAAWGRRP; this is encoded by the coding sequence ATGCCACAAGTGTTGGGCTGGAACGACTTCGTCGACACCGAGGCGCAGGAGGAGTACCGGCGGTTGCACCTGCTGGAGCGGATTTTCGATCCGTTCACCTTCCGCAATCTCGACCGGTTCGGGCTGCGGACCGGATCACGCTGCCTCGAGGTCGGCGCGGGAGCCGGATCGGTCGCCAGGCATCTGGCCGAGCTCGCCGGGCCCGAGCAGGTGACCGCAACGGATGTCAGCCTGGCCTTCCTCACCCCGCTCACCGAGCTCGGCATCCAGGTGCGGCAGCACGATGTCACCACCGACGGGCCGCCGGGCGAGTTCGACCTGATCCACGCCCGGTTCGTGCTCGACCACCTGCGGGATCGCGAGGCGGTGCTGGCCAGGATGGCCTCCTGGCTGCGGCCGGGCGGGTGGCTGTTCATCGAATCCGCCAGCACGCTGCCCGAGCTGTCCTCCCGGCAGGCCACCCGGCGTTCGATGGAGACGCTGAGCCGCGTCATGACCGAGCAGGTCGGCACGCACACCACCTGGGCACGGCAGCTGCCGCTCCCGTTGGAGCGAGCAGGGCTGCTCGACTGCGACACCGAGGGCCAGATGCTGCCCGCGCGGGGCGGCTCGCCGCTGGCCAGCTGGCTGAAGGCCACCACCAAACTGGTCGAGGCACATGCGGTGGACACCGGGCTGATCACCCGGCACGAGCTGGAGGAGGCCTACGAACTCTACGAGTCGCCGGACTTCCTCGACTACTCCTGGCTGACGATCGCCGCATGGGGCCGCCGCCCCTGA